CACAAAAGCGCCGCTGCCAATGCCCACGTTGAAAATTCCCGAATAGATGGAGGTGGCGATGTCCGCCGAGTGGGAGGCAATTTCAAGAATCCTGCTCTGGAACAGCAGGCCAAGCACGGCCATGCTGCCGCCCCAGAGGACGCACACGGGAATGATGGTCAGCAGCCGACTGATGGAAAGATTGAGCACCATCAGGCACAGAAAAATTATGAGCGAAGGCACAGCGAACACCAGTTTGCTTTTCATGAAGGTCAGGCGCGTGGCGAACAGACTGCCGCCAATGCCCGCCAGCCCCATGATCAGCAGAAACGCGGGCACGGCCGCTTCCGGAAAGCCCCCGACCTGTATCAGCAAAGGCGCAAAATAGGTGTAGGCAAGAAAGTAGCCCGTCACCGCCAGCACGGTTTGCAGATACAGGAGCGCAAGTTCCTTGTCGCGGAACAGAAGAGGAACGCTTTTGAAGGAACCCGTATCCTTGGCTTCGAGCGCGGGGAGCAGCCGCCAGAGTATCAGCGCTATGCAACTGGCCAGCAGTCCGATAAGCAGAAAGGCCACGCGCCAGCCGAAATGCTGGCCCACCAGCGTGCTGAGCGGCACCCCGAGCACCGTGGCCAGAGAGCCGCCCACAATGACGATGGCGATGCCTCTGGCCTTCATGGCTGGCGGCGTTATGCGGACGACAATGGGGCTTGCGATGGACCAGAAGCCCGCGTGCGCGATGGCCACGCAAATGCGCGCAAGCATGAGTGTGGCAAAATTGACGGCCAGGGCTGAAAGCCCGTGCCCAAGCACAAATACGGTAAACAGAACAAGCAGCAGTTTGCGGCGTGCCACCTTTGCAGTGAGGGCCGTTATGGGCAGTGAGAACAACGCCACGCACCAGGCGTACACGGCGATCAGAAGACCCGTAAAAGCCTCTGTTTCGCCAAGGTCCTTGGCGATGGTGGGCAGCAGGCCAATGGGCAGAACCTCTGTGGTAACAAAAATAAAGGCGGCCAGCGCAAGGGCGAGCACAGGAACCCAAATGCGCCTGCCTTCCGGGGTTTTGATCGTCGTCATATCTCTTCCTCAATCACACAAAAAACAGTCTATCCAGTGTATTTCATACGCTGATTCTGCCGAAACACAAGCCGGGCCAACTGGCAGGACTGGGCCAACTGGCAGGACTGTCCGGGCGCAGTAAAAAGGAGGCCTGGGCGGGCCGACTGGGCCCAGCGGGAAGGAGGCGGGCAAGGAGCGCCGTTGCGGATGGCAAAAAACCAGTACTCCACCCCATTGGGCGCACAGGGCGCTCAACAAAAGGGCTTTCTTTGCTCCAGGGAATTTTGCGGGAACCGCGTCAGGTCGGCAGCGGCGTTGTCTGCCTCATAGTGCTTTGAATGAACGGTGGCGGGCATGCGCCCGCCTGAGAAGAGCCTATACGTAAAGGACTTTTTTTGACACAGATTTTTTATTGCACGTCTGCTTTCTGGCAACTAGATGATATTATTACTTTAATATCTTTACAGGCTGCCAGCAGTTCTCAACGTAACAGGCATACGGAAAGAACCCGGCGCATAGTCCTCCCATTCCACTGGCAGTCTGGAGGCCAGCGTGCCTTTCCCGGAAACAGGGCCGAAAAAGAAGGCAACATGGCCCTGTTCCCCTTTGCCCACATACACCAGACCCTTTTCAGCGCCATATACAGGCAATGCATGTGCGCATCCTGCCTTGGCTGAAGCCGAAAAAAAGCCCGCAGCGGGCGCAACTCAGGATATTGGCGAACCGTAAACCGGCGAACCGTAAACCGATGAACTGGCCGCAGGCGCAACCGCCATCATGGCCGCAGGCTGGCTGCCTTTTTTCATCAAGGGCTTAGTGCCTGCCGGTCACTGCAGCATTTCTTCCGAAATGGGAACGCCATGTTCAAAGAGGGTGGCCAGAAAAGCCTTGGTGGTCCGGCTGAAGGCGGCGCCGGGGAGCGCCACCAGAAAATAGTTGGTGTGCATTGAAAAATCTTTGACTGGCAGGGGGACGAGAGCGCCGCTCTCCAGTTCCCTGGTGGCGGCATGTCGGGGCAAGGCCGTGATGCCCACGCCGTTGATGACCATTTGCTTGGTAACTTCCATATTGTCCACAGTCACCACAGTGGGTGGTTTGGCGCGAGGTGCGCGCTTTTTCAGCCACTTGGTAACTTTTTCCGTCATACGGGCGCCCTGTTCCCGCATGATGATCGTTTCACCCACGATATCCTCGGCCTGAAGAACCTTGTGCGAGCCGATGGGGGCGAGGTTCTTGCCAGCCACCAGGATAAGGGGTTCACGATGCAAGAAATGCTGCACCAGGTTAGGATGCCCGGAGGACGAACCTCCGAAACCAATCTCCAGTTCGCCGCTTTGCAGTTTGCCCGCGAGTTTGTGCGAATTGCAGATGACCATGCGGATCTTGATGCGGGGATATCGATGGTGAAAACTGTTGATGAAAAAAGGCAGCCAGTATGCTCCCATAATGGCTGTTGCGCCTATGGTCAGTTCTCCACTTTGCAGTTCGCCAAGCTCCTGAAAGGCGTTTTTCAGTTCGTCAAGCACGCCAAATATTTGCTGGGTGTATTTATAGAGAACGTGCCCCTCGCTGGTAAGCCTGACGTTACGGCAGGTTCTTTTGAACAGCACCACCCCGAGGCTCTGCTCCAGGTTCTGTATCTGCATGCTCACTGCCGGTTGCGTAAGAAACAGCTCCCGTGCCACCTGCGTGAAATTGCCTCTTTCTGCTACCTTGTGAAATGCCTTGAGATTTTCAATGTTCATACTGTCTCCTGATTGCGCCGCTTTTACAGGGGGGGATCAAGCGGTTACACCGGAGCGCCTGGCACGTTCCGTGTCCTGCGCCCGCATGGGCCCCATGCGGGCGCAGGCGCAAGACCATCAGAAGCTGTAATAAAAGGCGAGGTTGCACTGCCAGGCATCCCGCAAATTGGGATTGCCCACCCAGCCGCCGCTGGCCACAGGCCCTCTGCCCCATACACTCCGCGATGTATCCAGATTGAGCATGACGTAATGCCCTTCAAGGTTCATACGGAGATTTTTGTATATCTGCCACTCGTTGACAAGGCTGAATTCCGTGGCGCTGTCGCGGGTTGTCAGATAAATGCCCTCTACGCCCGCGTTGAAGTCCGTGCCGACGCGCGTGGTGGTATAGTCTCCATTGGCATTCTTTTTACCGAGAAAATATTTGGCCATCACAGGATCATTGGTGCCCATGAAGTGATTGACGCGCAACGTATGCTTGAGGTTTTCAAAGAAAGATATGTCCTTGAGCCGCGCGCCAAAGCCCCAGGTCCCCGTCCACACAGCCGTGACCGCGTTTTTTCGGGAAATGACGTTTCCGTTGCTGGCGTATTTTGAAAGTTCGTTGCCCGTGGTGGAGCGCAGGGTGGGCATGCGCTGCGAACCGTTCTTTATGTCGCCCGTGTCGCCGGAGCTGTACCAGGCGTACACGCCGGGGATGGCCCAATCCAGCTTGTATTCGCCGAGTCCAAAGGCTTCCCAGCCGGAGCGGTTGAGCTGCGCGTGCTCATAGGTAACACTGCCGTACGTGAAATCCCAGGCCAAGCGGAAGGGGCTGCTGCCCGTGTATTCGCCCGTTACCGCGCCCCAGAAGGCATTGCCATACTCGGTAAGGCGCATGGACTGCCCTTTTTTTGTGGCCCAGACCGCCGGGAGCATGCCGGTGTATATGCTGGAGATTCCGTTGCCCATCTGGTCTGACGTGTTGCTTGGCACGCTGTTCCACGAGCTGTAGCTCTTGTTGATGCGGGGATTCATGACATTGGGGCCAATGGCCGCGTACATGGCCCAGGGGGTAATTTTGAGCCCGTCAAACGACAGGGGCACCAGCAGCCCGGCCGCATCCATATTGTCCATATAGTTTGCGGGGGTATTGGGCTGCCCGGCGAGGCTTCCGGGATAGTTGTCATTGTAAAAACGGAACCAGAATCCCGTGACATCGGCATTGTCGTTTATTTTGTATGAGGCCACGATGCCCGCCACATCGTCCTGAAAGATGTTTGATGTCTTGGCCACAAAGTTGGGCAGGGTAATTTCCTGAATGCCCATGCGCAGTTTGAGCCGCGTGCTGGGAACCACCCAGTCGAGATAGGCATTCTTCAATTCCACCGCGTTGCCGTCCGAACCAAGCGATCCTCCATAAAACTTGGTGCCGCCGGGCCGATCCATGGCGTTGCCCCACTGCTGGTCGCCCATTTCAAACCACACGGTTCCCGAAAGATACTCCGATGCTATGGCCTGAAGCTGCAGCCGCACGCGCTGGTTGGTGCCGAAATTGTCGGCCGTATTGGTCGCGCCGCCATTGTAGCCGGTGTAGGCGGGCGGGTTGGGCGTCTTGTTGGTTGGCCGCCCGCTGTTGGAGAATTTGCCATAACTGCCATAGTCAAAGTTTACGATCCATTGTCCCTTGATCTTGAACTCCATAGCCAAGGCCTGCAACGGGGCCAAGGCAAGGCCCGCAGCCAAAAGAAAAGCGAGACACGTTCTCATCGGTGACCTCCCCAAAGGATATATTGTAAAAAATATACCTCAAAGAGAGAGTCCTTAAAAATCATGTTGTATAATTGTATTGATAAGCTTTTGTTATGGCAGCCTGTTCACACAAACAGCACAGACTTGAGGTGAAGTTTATCATACACGCGACAGATTAGTATTTCAAGATATAAACAAAATTTATAGCTGAAAAAAACTCTTTTGATTTTTTTGCGTAAAAAAAATCTTGTATGCTTTTTCGCAAGAGAAAACGAAAACCATGCCAATGGCACCAACAGACTTCAAAGGAGTTTCCCATGGGCAAAGAAATTGAGCGCAAATTTTTACTCAAAGGCGACGCCTGGCGTGATCTTGCGCAGGGCACCATGTATCGGCAGGGCTACCTCAACAGCGCCAAGGAGCGCACCGTCCGGGTTCGCACTGTGGGCGACAAGGCCTTTCTGACCATCAAGGGCATAACCGTTGGCGCAACCCGCGCCGAATACGAGTATGAAATTCCCTTTGTCGACTGCAACGCGCTGCTGGACAACCTGGCCGAAAAACCCCTGATCGAGAAAAAACGCTACAAGATCAAACAGGGCGAATTTGTTTGGGAAATTGACGAATTCTTCGGCGACAACAAGGGTCTCATTGTGGCTGAGGTCGAGCTGACCAGCGAAGACCAGGCTTTCCCCAAGCCCGAATGGGTGGGCGAAGAAGTGACCGGCGATCCCCGCTATTTCAATTCCAACCTCATCAAACACCCCTTCACCAAGTGGTAAGCGGGGATTCCCCTGCTACAGGAGCCCGTCATGTCCAATGTATTCGCCCAGAATGTGGCCACGTCAGCGGCAGATGCTGAAAAGATTGTTCCCCGCGCCGAGTTTCGCGTTTTTGGTCACGGCATCATAGAAAAGGTCAGGGCGCGCATGTGGTCGTGCGCCGCCACTCTGCACAAGGCCCGCAAGATGCCTGCGGAAACCTATTTTCTTTCGGTCAATACCACAGAGGCCAACGTGAAAGTGCGCGACGGTCTGCTGGACATCAAAACAAAAACTGGCGAAACCCCCGAGGGCTATGAGATTTTTCAGCCTCGCGGCAAGTTCCAGTTTCCTGTGAGCAAAGAGGACCTGGCGACCATCCTGGGGCATCTCAAGGTGGATATACCACTGGACATGCCCACGTATTCCATTGAAGAATTCATCAAAATGGCCCGCGCTCATGCGCAGCTTTCGCCAGTGACCGTGGAAAAAATGCGTTACGGCTTCACCGTTGACGGCATTATTTGCGAATTCGCCCAGGTGTGGTTCAACGGCGCGCTGGTGGAATCCGCCTGCTGCGAAAGCGAAAACTATGCTGGCATGCGCAACGCCGTGGAAGCACTAGGCCTTTCCGACCTCCCCAATACAAACTACCTCAAGGCGGCAAGGCGCGTTATCGGCATGGAATAGTACATCGCACCCCAGGCGGCTTTGCCCCCTCCCCTACCCCAGGGGTGAAGCCGCCTTTTCACCTGGGAGGTTCAGGCCATGTCACAAGTGTTTACACCCCCAAACAGTTTTGACCCGCTTGACATGCGGAACTACACGCTGGAGAAACTGCCGGAAATGAAAGGCGGCGTGTGGGCGGATCGCGTCAAGTTCGCCGGAGTGCCGCTGGCCATTTTCTTTTTTCTGTATTTTGATTTGCACTGGTGCGGCACCATCGGCGTTTTCGAAACGCAAACCAAGGTGCCTCCGGCCCACTGTTATTCAGCTCTGGCCATTTTTGTCTCATCGCTCATTCTCTGGTTGGCTGAGTCTATCCCCAATTATCTTACTTCATTTCTGATTATTGTTGCAGCTGTCCTTACGGGCGTTATGAAAATGCGCCCCGCCTTCGCCATGCTTGGCGAACCTGTCATGATCCTCAACATCGCCTCGTTCATCATGGCCAGCGCCCTGGTGGTAACGGGGCTGGCCAAGCGCATCTGCATCTATATGGTGCTGCGCATGGGCGGCAACCTTGGCATGATGCTGCTCTGTTTCATTGGTCTGAATTTGCTGCTGGGCGCCTTTATCAGCGCAACTTCGGCAAAGACGGCCCTGCTCCTGCCCCTGTTTATGGTCATATCGGCCATGTATGGCGCCACCGGCGGCGAACACCGCAATAATGTGGGCCGCAACATGGTTCTGCAAAACCTGCTTGCCAACAACGTGTCGGCGTCTGCCTTCATTACCGGTTCCGCCGCCAACCTTGTGGCTGCCAACCTGCTTGAGATGGCCGGATACAAGGTCTATTACGCCGACTGGCTCAAGGTCATGCTGCCCCTGTGCATCATCCAGTGCCTGTTTGCCTGGTACACGGGCACCCGCTGGATATTCCCCATCAGCAAACAGGACGCAGTGCCCAAGATGGAAGGCGGCACGGCGCGTTTGCACGAGGAGCTGGCCAAGCTCGGCAAGATCAGCGCGGCAGAAATACGCGCGGGCATTGTCTTTCTCGCGGTGCTGACGCTCTGGGCCTCTGACAAGCTCATCGGCGTCCGCGCGGAAGTTGTGGCGCTGGCAGGGGCCATCTGCGTACTGATGCCCAGCGTGTGCAAGCTCCCCCGGCTTGGCGTCATCAAGTGGAACGATGCCGACATTCCCTGGCACATGCTCATGTTCAGTTGGGGCGCGTATGTGCTGGGAGGATTGGTGGAAAAAACCGACATTGTGGGACTGTGGATACATTCCATGCTGGACAGCTGGAATGCGGACACGCTGCCCAAGGTCGCCGTTTTCGGTATTCTGGCCCTGGTTTTCGGCCTGACCACCCTGATCAGCGAAAGCAAGACGGCCAGAACCATCGTCATGTTCCCCATCATCATTGCCGTTGCCAAAAGGTTCGGGTGGGACGTCATAGGATTCAGCCTGCCCATGGCTTTTCTTATCAACCAGGTGTACGTTCTCTATTTCAACTCCAAGCCAGCCAACATCAGCTACCTCACAAACCAATACTCCAGCTGGGAATCTTTCAAATTCGGCATATTGCAAATGCTGGCGTGCATCGTGATGCTCATACTCTGGACGCAGTACGTCATGCCATTGATGGGCTTTGACAGCCGGCTCTGGTAGCGCCCGGAACGCTTACGCCCCACAGAAGAGCCGACCCCCGCAATAGACAGCGGGGGTCGGCTCTGGCATTGCGGCATGTGCTTTTGCCGAACCGCCCCTCACGGCAAGCGGCGTGTGCCCATCGGCATGGCCAGGCATCTCCTGAACCGCCCGCACGGCACGGCGCGCGCGTCCTTTTGGAGCATTTTCGCATTGAGAATAGACACGCTAAAAGTTCAAGGCACGCTCGCTTGGGCGCTTAACATCACAACCAAATAGCAGTGCTGTTTTCTCCCGTAAGCCCTACGGGCAACGGCGGAGGCTGCGCTGCTGCGGCTGTTCAGCGGCAGCGCCTGATCATGTGGGCCATGTCCCGCAGATATCTGCCATGAAAGTTCAGATAAAATGCCAGCGGCTTTCTGAAGTTTCGCCCCACAAGGTCGCCATTGATCAGTATCTTGCTTATGGTATGCCTGCAGCACAAGACAAGCTGCAGACGCAGCAGGGTTTTTCGTTCCTTGTCCGTCATCGCGCGCAGCAGTTTGGCAAAAACGTCCTGAGCGCGCGGCAGGTGGAACCAGAAATACATGAGATCCAGCGCGTGGATGCACAGGTCGCGCTCAAGAAGCCGCGCCCTTTCTCCGCCATTGCGGATCAGCCTTCTGGCGCGATTCAGGTTCAGCAGGATATCATCCTCGGGAAACATGAGTTCAAGGCGGGCGTGGCAGGAGCGCAAGCTGGCCAGCTTGCCCGCATAGTCCCAGTGCCGCATGCGCCGGTTATTGCGGCTGTCCGCATAGCCTTCGATGATGGCGGCCACAGTGTCCGAAGCGGTTTTTGAGATAATGGCGGCGCAGGGAATCATGTAGTACAGAGGATCGGCCACTCCGGCCAGTACAAGCACGCTTATGAAAGCCGTATTGAACAGCCCGGACAGGGGAATGGCCAGCGCGCTGCGAAACAGATTGCCCACGGCAGCCGCACGGGGAAACCCCCTGTAAACATTGTGCGCGGCTATATACAAGCCATTCACCACATTGAGAACCGTGAAAACGAGCAGGGGATGGCTCTGAACGGTTATGTCCATGCATTTTTCCAGCAGGCCGATGCGCACGCCCGCCTCAAGCAACAGCACCGAAAGCCCCGTGTAGAGCAGTGAATCGCAGATGCGGCTCACGCTCACATGGTCACGCCAGCGCAACAGACTCCCCCTGGCCCCGCCCCCGCCGGAAATGACCATCTGTATGCTATTGCGCACGCCGGTAATGGCGAACCATATCAAAGCGCCAAACCAGGCCAGAAACCACCACTCCTGCGTGTACCAGAAGGTCAGCGCGGCAGGAATAAAACCCGCTGCCACCTTGAGGCAATTGCCGATGCCCGTGTTGAGGCAGGCCCAGCCCGGCATGCCCTTGCGCCCCTGGGACGGATCGTGCAGCAGTCCGTTGCTGTGGGCAGGTTGTTGCGGGCCTGCCAGGCCGACCATATTGCCGACCCGAGCCATGCGGGCCGTTTCCGTATGGGCCAGCCACCGGCGTTCGGCGCGCCTTTTGGGCTCGGGCGAATCCGGGGAATCACGGAAGCGGATGGCGCGCTCTTCAAGCTCTGTCTGGATGGGGACAGCAATGGTGCTCACGCGCCGACGGCGTATGGCCCTTTGCGCGCGGGCGGGCAAGGTGACGGGGAAGGCCAGCCCCATGCGGCTTCGGGCTTCCCGGCTGGCGGACGCGGACCCCATGCGGCACCTCAGGGGAAGACTGCGGTAGCGCTCCCACAGCATGGGCAGGCGGTGCAGGATATGGCGAAATTTGGCCGCGCGCCGCGCCTGGTCGGGATCAGCCAGCATGCGGCGCGTCATGCGGCTCACCAGTTGTTTGAGAAGCGTGCCGTCGCCGCTGTTCAGGGCGTTGCGCAACATACTGATGGCGGGCAGGTTGTGAAGGCGGCCTGCATGCCATTGACGCGCATTGAACAGCTCCAGATGCGTGATGCGCCCCTGGCAGTCCCACAAAATTTCCAGAACGTCTTCCTGGGTAAGATCGGCCAGGCAGAGGACTATGCGGCAGTCGGAATGCAGCCTGGCCAGGCGGCGCGTCAGCCCTGCCGGAGATATGGAGCGCAGCTCCAGGCCGGGAACTGCCGCAGGTTCTTCCGGCAAGGCGGCGTCCTGCAGGTTCTGATCCGCGTCAGGAAACCAGCGCTGGCGCAGGTCGCTGCAACTCAAAGAATCAAGCCTGCCCAGTTCGGCAAGGGCCGCATCACCGCCGTCGGCCCGCAACCGCCCGGCTCGCGTCCGCATATAGGGAAGCACGTGGTTGAACAGGCATTCAGCCAGATGCGTCACGGAAACCTGCCTTCCGCCAACATGCTGCAGCAGGGCCTCGCGCGACAGCGGCGGAACGTCCACGCCCAGCGAAGCGGAAAAGGTCGGGCGTGAGTCGCAGTTCCAGGCGTCCAGCATGCGCAGCACCTGTTCGGACTTCCATGCCGCCACGGCCTTGCCCTGCTCCATAAGCTCCGCCACCAGCGGCTGCCCCAGAAAATTGAGAAAGGCGCGCGCATCGGCAAAACCGCGCGGCATCCATACCAGGCGCGCCCTGCGCCCCCGGAAGAGCGTGCCGTATTCCAGCGCCACCCGCGCGGTGATCCCCACAATATCCGCGGCCTGCAACACTTCTTCCGCTGCCTGCCGCGAAACATGGTCGCAATACACTATGGTCAAACTGCGGATGCCCTTGACCCAGGCGTCCATGATCAGATGTGTGGGGGTTTTTCGCCCGGTGCTGTGGGCGTCGTGTACGTGATCGTCAAGTACAAGCTGGTTCCATTCCTCTGGCATTTCAAGCAGATGGTAACGCTCCAATGTGCGGCGCACCACACGCGGCGTTCCCGTGGCCGTGCGATGAAATTCGTGAGCCAGCGCGAGCCGCTCCTCAATGTCGCTGCGGGCCACAAGGTCTTTCATGATCTGCACCAGCGCCCTGGCCGTATTTATGCGCAAGGTGGAGTGCGCGCTGGCCAGGGTCTCATCGTGCAGCGTCCGCAGGGCAGCCAGGCGGATTTCCGCCTGATCTTCCACGGGACTGGTCAGCAGGTTGATAACGGCATGGGCGATACGGAATTCCGGGGAGTAAACCAGTTCCTTTACGCCGTGCGGGTGCAAATTCGCGTCAAGAGCGTCGTGCATCGTGCTGCCGGTCCGGCGGTTGGACTCTATCTGCTCAATCAGTTGCAGCAGTTCATAATCCCTGGCGTCGAAGAACAGTCTTAGCGGGGACATGCGGCTTCTCCAATAAAGGAACGGCGTCTGCCGAGGTCATTCCTGCCATGTACCCCCTTTTGGAAAAATTTTATAATAATATCTTTTAATGTTTGTCATAATTCATTTTGAACACTGTCACCTGAACCGCCCGGACATTGCGGAAACAGGCGCGCCGCAAGGCGACACACGCGGTTTGCCCGCGCTGTGCAGCGACGCGTCCGGCGGCACGGGTGGATTCAATGCTTGAAAATCCATATTCGCAACGGTCGCTTACGCTAGGCGCTCTCCCCTGTGTCCTGCTGTTCCAGAAGCGCCAAGATGCGGGTCACAAGGCTGGCGTAGACAGGGGCGTCCCTTTGGCGCGGGCGTGCCATATCCACGGAAAAGCGATCCACAATACGCCCTGGATTGGTGCCCATGACGATGATCTCGTCGGCGAGGTACACGGCCTCGTCCACGCTGTGCGTCACAAAAAGAATGGTCTTCCGGCTTTTTTCCCACACGTCGAGCAGCCGCTTTTGCAGAATGATGCGCGTGAACGCGTCAATGGCGCCAAAGGGTTCGTCCATGAGCAAAACATCGGGATTGTTGGTCAGGGCGCGGGCAATGGCCACCCGCTGCCGCATGCCGCCCGAAAGCTCATGAGGCATGGCCAGGGCGAATTTTTCAAGCCCCACCATGGCCAGATAGCGGCGCGCCTCCTGCTCCCTTTTGTCCTTGGACATGCCGCCGAACTCCAGCCCAATACCCGTATTGTCAACCACGTTCAGCCAGGGGAAAAGAGAATATTCCTGAAACACCATGCCGATCTGACGGCAGGGGCCATGCTGCGGCGCGCCGCGAAACAGTATCTCCCCCTGCTCGCACGAGGCCAGCCCGGCCACCATGCGCAGCAGGGTTGACTTGCCGCAGCCCGACGGGCCGACGATGCAGACAAAACGGGAGTTTTCCACCGTCATGTCCACATGGCTCAGGGCTTCCACCGGCCCGCTTCTGGTGCTGAACACCTTGGAGACGCCCCTGACGGTGATTTCCGGATGCGTGGCGGCGCTCTGCGCTATTTTGTCAATCGCTTCCATACAAACTTCCTGTCTTCATACAGCCTGAAAATCCTGTCCAGCACCGCGCCCACAAGGCCGATGCTTATCATGCCCGCTATGACCACGTCGGTTCTGCCCACGGTATAGGCATGCGTAATCAGGTAGCCCACGCCGGAAAGGCTGCCCGGCAGCATCTCGGCGGAAACAAGGCACATCCACGAAACCCCCAGGCCGATGCGCAGGCCGTTGATGATGGACGGCGCGGCATAGGGCAGCAGCACCTTGCGAAAGATGTCCACCTGGTTTGCGCCAAGCACCCGTGCCGCGTCGGTCAGCGTTTGCGGCACAAGGCCCACCCCGTGTATGGCGCTGGTCAGCACGGGATAAAAGCCTCCGATAAAAATGATAAAAATCATTGATATCTTTATGTTGTGAAAATACGGATAGGCAGGGCCAATGGGTACGGAAAAAACGTCGGCCAGGCTCAGCATGCCGAACCAGGCCAGCACCAGCGGCACCCAGGCCAGCGGCGGGATGGAGCGGAACAGCCCGAGAAAGGTGCTCAGGGCCGTGTTGACGTCCGGCCTGTAGCCCATGACGATGCCCAGAGGGATGGCCAGAACCACGGCCACAAAATATCCCGCAAAAACTCGCGCCAGACTGATAAGGGTATTGGCCGGCAGGGTTCCCATGGAGATAAGGTCTTCATGAGGGCTGACCATGATATCCCATACCAGCGGAATATCGGGCAGAATGATGTCGTTTCGCACCACCTGCGCCATCACATGCCACAACAGCAGAAAGAGCAGTGGAACAAT
This DNA window, taken from Desulfovibrio sp. 86, encodes the following:
- a CDS encoding CYTH domain-containing protein, with translation MGKEIERKFLLKGDAWRDLAQGTMYRQGYLNSAKERTVRVRTVGDKAFLTIKGITVGATRAEYEYEIPFVDCNALLDNLAEKPLIEKKRYKIKQGEFVWEIDEFFGDNKGLIVAEVELTSEDQAFPKPEWVGEEVTGDPRYFNSNLIKHPFTKW
- a CDS encoding ABC transporter ATP-binding protein encodes the protein MEAIDKIAQSAATHPEITVRGVSKVFSTRSGPVEALSHVDMTVENSRFVCIVGPSGCGKSTLLRMVAGLASCEQGEILFRGAPQHGPCRQIGMVFQEYSLFPWLNVVDNTGIGLEFGGMSKDKREQEARRYLAMVGLEKFALAMPHELSGGMRQRVAIARALTNNPDVLLMDEPFGAIDAFTRIILQKRLLDVWEKSRKTILFVTHSVDEAVYLADEIIVMGTNPGRIVDRFSVDMARPRQRDAPVYASLVTRILALLEQQDTGESA
- a CDS encoding ABC transporter permease, translated to MKSAKAFVLPLIVPLLFLLLWHVMAQVVRNDIILPDIPLVWDIMVSPHEDLISMGTLPANTLISLARVFAGYFVAVVLAIPLGIVMGYRPDVNTALSTFLGLFRSIPPLAWVPLVLAWFGMLSLADVFSVPIGPAYPYFHNIKISMIFIIFIGGFYPVLTSAIHGVGLVPQTLTDAARVLGANQVDIFRKVLLPYAAPSIINGLRIGLGVSWMCLVSAEMLPGSLSGVGYLITHAYTVGRTDVVIAGMISIGLVGAVLDRIFRLYEDRKFVWKRLTK
- a CDS encoding outer membrane homotrimeric porin, with the translated sequence MRTCLAFLLAAGLALAPLQALAMEFKIKGQWIVNFDYGSYGKFSNSGRPTNKTPNPPAYTGYNGGATNTADNFGTNQRVRLQLQAIASEYLSGTVWFEMGDQQWGNAMDRPGGTKFYGGSLGSDGNAVELKNAYLDWVVPSTRLKLRMGIQEITLPNFVAKTSNIFQDDVAGIVASYKINDNADVTGFWFRFYNDNYPGSLAGQPNTPANYMDNMDAAGLLVPLSFDGLKITPWAMYAAIGPNVMNPRINKSYSSWNSVPSNTSDQMGNGISSIYTGMLPAVWATKKGQSMRLTEYGNAFWGAVTGEYTGSSPFRLAWDFTYGSVTYEHAQLNRSGWEAFGLGEYKLDWAIPGVYAWYSSGDTGDIKNGSQRMPTLRSTTGNELSKYASNGNVISRKNAVTAVWTGTWGFGARLKDISFFENLKHTLRVNHFMGTNDPVMAKYFLGKKNANGDYTTTRVGTDFNAGVEGIYLTTRDSATEFSLVNEWQIYKNLRMNLEGHYVMLNLDTSRSVWGRGPVASGGWVGNPNLRDAWQCNLAFYYSF
- a CDS encoding SLC13 family permease, which encodes MSQVFTPPNSFDPLDMRNYTLEKLPEMKGGVWADRVKFAGVPLAIFFFLYFDLHWCGTIGVFETQTKVPPAHCYSALAIFVSSLILWLAESIPNYLTSFLIIVAAVLTGVMKMRPAFAMLGEPVMILNIASFIMASALVVTGLAKRICIYMVLRMGGNLGMMLLCFIGLNLLLGAFISATSAKTALLLPLFMVISAMYGATGGEHRNNVGRNMVLQNLLANNVSASAFITGSAANLVAANLLEMAGYKVYYADWLKVMLPLCIIQCLFAWYTGTRWIFPISKQDAVPKMEGGTARLHEELAKLGKISAAEIRAGIVFLAVLTLWASDKLIGVRAEVVALAGAICVLMPSVCKLPRLGVIKWNDADIPWHMLMFSWGAYVLGGLVEKTDIVGLWIHSMLDSWNADTLPKVAVFGILALVFGLTTLISESKTARTIVMFPIIIAVAKRFGWDVIGFSLPMAFLINQVYVLYFNSKPANISYLTNQYSSWESFKFGILQMLACIVMLILWTQYVMPLMGFDSRLW
- a CDS encoding LysR family transcriptional regulator, encoding MNIENLKAFHKVAERGNFTQVARELFLTQPAVSMQIQNLEQSLGVVLFKRTCRNVRLTSEGHVLYKYTQQIFGVLDELKNAFQELGELQSGELTIGATAIMGAYWLPFFINSFHHRYPRIKIRMVICNSHKLAGKLQSGELEIGFGGSSSGHPNLVQHFLHREPLILVAGKNLAPIGSHKVLQAEDIVGETIIMREQGARMTEKVTKWLKKRAPRAKPPTVVTVDNMEVTKQMVINGVGITALPRHAATRELESGALVPLPVKDFSMHTNYFLVALPGAAFSRTTKAFLATLFEHGVPISEEMLQ
- a CDS encoding sugar transporter produces the protein MTTIKTPEGRRIWVPVLALALAAFIFVTTEVLPIGLLPTIAKDLGETEAFTGLLIAVYAWCVALFSLPITALTAKVARRKLLLVLFTVFVLGHGLSALAVNFATLMLARICVAIAHAGFWSIASPIVVRITPPAMKARGIAIVIVGGSLATVLGVPLSTLVGQHFGWRVAFLLIGLLASCIALILWRLLPALEAKDTGSFKSVPLLFRDKELALLYLQTVLAVTGYFLAYTYFAPLLIQVGGFPEAAVPAFLLIMGLAGIGGSLFATRLTFMKSKLVFAVPSLIIFLCLMVLNLSISRLLTIIPVCVLWGGSMAVLGLLFQSRILEIASHSADIATSIYSGIFNVGIGSGAFVGSIVFNKLGLSMTGYAGAAFFLATVLVSVYSARSVGAQSTTVTSPEYKAGGSSDKGGQA